GAGATTGTAAACGCTTTATTGACCGATCTGGGTTCACAAGATAACCTTAATACAGTTGATATATCAGATTGATATACCAGATAACTGTTTTTGCAAAGGAGGTTACGAGGTTCGTTTAGTTAACGAATTCAGAATAGGAGATTTAAGCAATGGCAAAACAAAGTAAAGTTTATACCCCACGAAAGATCACCGTCTGGCGTGGGATTGGTTATGGGATTGTTGATTTTGTCGGTGGTGGTTCGATGACCATCATCGGTGCGTGGATGCTATTTTTCTATACATCATATTGTAATTTAACTGCCGTTCAAGGGGCCTCAATTATTGGTGCCGCCCGGGTAGCTGACGCAATCTGTAGTTTATTGATGGGGAGTCTGACCGATAATTTTTATAAGACGAAGTTGGGGCAACGATTTGGTCGCCGGCACTTCTTCTTACTAATCGGTTCGCCACTTATGTTGCTCTACATTACGCTGTGGATCGCAGGGATGAATTATTGGTATTACTTCGCCACTTATATGATTTTTGAAGTCATTTCCAGTGCGATGATGATTCCCTATGAAACATTACCAAATGAAATGACGGATGATTATAATCAGCGAACCAAATTATCATCTGCTAGAATGTTCATCTCGGCTGGGGCAACTTTCTTGGCAACCTTTATTCCGGGACAATTATTTGCCATCATGGGTCAGCATAGCCCCATCCCGTTCTTAGTAAACGGAACGTTATTTGCGATTATTTTTGCAATTGGCGTTTACGTTTGTTACGCGGTTACTTGGGAAAAACCAGTTACTCCTCAAATGCGCGCAGAGCTTGAGAAAGATTCAGTCAATGAAGGCTCATTGCTTCATCGCTTCTGGGGACTCCTGTGTGACTATGGGTCAACGCTTCGAATTAAGAGCTTCAGAAAGCATCTGTTGATCTATTTATTCTCGTTTACTGGAAAAGATACCTTCAACACTGTGTTTGCTTACTTCTGCATTTATTGTCTGGGACTTTCAGCGACGGTTGCAGCCAACATGCTATCACTGTCATTAATTGGGTTGGTCGTTACAATCGTTGCCGGATTTGGAATGGTCAAATACGGACCGAAGTTCTTGTATGAAGTCGGTTACGGGTTAATGCTGTTGATGCTTGTGGGTTACTATCTGATATTCCAGCTGCACGTCACCAACCATGTGATCTTGATTTTATTCTTCATTTCACTGTTCTATCAAATTGGGCGGGCAACCTTGGAATTCACACCGTGGAACGTCTTTCCATTCATTCCCGACTTGGATGAAATTGTCACTAAACGTCGACGTGCCGGTGTCTTTGCGGCTGTCATGAGTTTCACTCGTAAATCAACTGTCGCTGTCGCAACGATTGCAGTTGGATTTATTTTGGACAGTAACGGCTTTGCCAAGAATGCCGCCAGCCAGTCGCCTCAAGCTCAGCACGCCATTGCAGCGATCCTGCTCTTTGGGACTGGCGGACTGATTATCCTGGCATTGTTGGAAGCTTTGACCTTCAAACTTAACAAACAGACACATCAAATTGTCCTTGAAGAGATTACCAGGCTTCGAAATGGTGGTAAAAAGGCAGATGTTGAGCCAAAGGTTGCCCAGACTGTTACTGATCTAACCGGTGTTCCTTATGACAAAGTTTGGCCCGACGATAAATGAAGTTTTAGAGAGGAAAATAATTGATGACTAACAATCAACAAGAATTATTAATTCCTACTCACCTGAACGTGAACTTATTACGGTTTCCTTACAACGTCGATAAGTCCCCAAGATTCAGCTGGTGGGATCACAGCAATATTTCAAATAGCCAACAAACGGCCTATCAGGTGGTGATTTCCAAACGCCTTCATCAATTGGCCAATCAAGAATATATCTTTGATACGGGCTGGGTACAATCCTCCGAAAATACGGGTGTTGCAATTCCTCAAATTGAGCAGGTCTTGGATGCTGGGGAGCTGTATTATTGGCAAGTTCGGATCAAGGATAATTTCAACAATATCAGTGATTTTTCCCAACCCGAAAAATTCATCAGTACTGATAAGCCTCAAGTAGAGCCGATCCATGGGATTTGGGCAGATCGTGGGCCTAAGTCGGATAATGAACTGCCCAAATTAGGAAACGTTGTTTTTATTCGTAGTCCACGCTTTGATCTTAACCTGGTAGATGTTGATACGGCGGTTATCACCGCATTTTCCAGGGGTAATGAGCCACTGTTTATCCAAGGCTTTGATTTGCTGGTGAATGGTACCAACGTTGGTGTTGGATCGGCTCACCGTCAAGTCCATTATCAAGGAACTGACAAAACTGGGATTTACTATAACAAATACGATGTCACTGAAGAATTGATCAATGGTGAAAACGTCATTTCTGTCATGGCAACTGCCAAGTCGAATCGAAAGGCCTTCTGGTGCAAACTCGAAGTCTACCTAACAGATGGGACTAAGAAGCAGATAATCGTGACCGACAAAAATTGGCACGTTTTAGACGGTAGCACGGCCTTTGGCGATTATGGTGTAAAAATCCGCAGCTTGTATTTCGGCATGGTGTCTGAAAATGTTGATTTGCGCTACTACCCACAAGGCTGGTCGGAGGTCGAATATAACGATGACAACTGGCCGGCAGTATGGGTTAATCCACAATCGATGGTTTCCGATGAGGAAGTTTTTATTCCTTACCGTAGTGAAAATACCCGGCGATTTGAAACCCATGAGCCAAGTAAAAAGGTGATCAAGTTAGGTGATCAGGATTACCTGGTTGACTTGGGAAAAGAAATTATTGGAAGTCTTAAGGTTAATCTTCAAAGTCTACTTAATCAACGGGTCACGATTTTGATGGGTGAGCAGCTCCAAGATGATGGACACGTTCGTCATCATCTAGCAGCTGGCCCCGATTATGTTGAAAACTGGACGTTTGTGAAGGGACAGAATCAATTCACTACTCTTCAGGTTAAAAACTTCCGCTATATTGAACTGGTTGGCTTCCAAGGCAACCTAAATGAAAATGATATTGATGGATGGGCGATTGAGCAACCATTTGAATCTCAAGAATCCGCCTTTGACAGTGATAATGACCTACTCAACCGCGAATATGAGATGTCCAAGTATACGATCAAAGCAACTAACCAGGATGTTTACGTTGATTCCCAAGCCCGTGAGCGACGGCCGTACGAAGGTGATCTGTTAGTCAACGGCAATACCAGTTTCGTTGTTTCATCTAAATACTCGCTCAATCGCCATAGTATGGATTACTTAATTGATAATCCAACGTGGCCCGAAGATTACAAGCTCTACAGTATTGAAATGGCTTGGCAGGATTATCTCTACACCGGTAATGATGAGTTCTTGAAGAATCGATATACTGATTTGACTTACAAGCTTAATCGCGGGAAAAACGAAGAGAGTTTTGACGGCGCTTCACAAGACTTTAAAGGATCTTTGAAAAATACCAAAGGCGACGACAACTTTGACGAAGAAGTTGGCCTTGTTACCAACGATGGGTTGATTGATTGGCCGATTCCTGAACGCGATGGTTTTGTCGAAGGTGAGTACAATACACCATTCAACGCAATTTTCTATGGCGCTTATCTGAGCATGAGTAAAATTGCTGACGTTGTTGGGCATCACGCAGATGCCGACCATTACCGAAGTCGGGCTGCCCGCATTAAAAAGGAATTAATTAATCGAATGTATGACCCCAAAACTGGTCGTTTCTACGACTCGATGAATAAAGACCTTTCGATTAATAAGCATACATCTCATCACGCAACAGCTTATGCACTGTGCTATGGCGTTTATACCGATCAGCAGATGGCCGATAAGATGAGCCGATTTGTCGCTAATGATGGCAAATTTGTTGGCAGTATCTACTTCATTTACTTTATGCTCAAAGGTTTAATCGACAGCGGTCATGCCGATGACGCGGTACGTCTCCTAACTAACCCAGACGACCGTAAAGATCAAAAGACGTTTGCGGCCATCTTGAATACTTTGAAGGCGACGATTGCCCCTGAGGCTTGGAGCAATCACTATAAACCTAATATGACGATGTCTCATCCGTGGGGAGCGACCCCCGGATTGACGATCGTGCAAGGGATTATGGGAATCAACCCAACCAAGCCGGGATTCGAAAACTTTAGTGTCAAAATTCGGCCGGGCAGCCTCCACCGTGTGAGCGTTGAAACGCCATCAGCAAAAGGGATTATTAAGGCCACTCTAACAGTGGGAACCGATGAACAGATTGTCACTGTCCACGTTCCAATGAATGCAAAGGGAACAGTGATACTGCCTGATGGTAGTCATTTAATGACGATTCAAGATCGTAATGGAACTGATTTGGAGGGGATGCTTACGAAGACTGGTCAGATTGTTTTAGGATCCGGCAATTATCAAATCTCATATCGTACCAACTAATATTGTTGTAAGTTAAATATTTTGATGCGTCCTTGGAATGGACGATAAGGAGAACAGGATTATGAAAAATCTAGGAAGATATTGGAACTTGAGTGTCTCGGCTGGTCTGGGATCGATGCTTGGTTCAGGAATTATTGTTGGTTTGGCAAGTACGATTACCGTCTGGCAGATGGGACTGAATTTAACCAACGGTCAAGTCGGGATTATTTCCGGTGCGTTAACCTTTGCCATTGCTTTTGGATCAATTTTTGGGAGTCGATTTGCCGATAAAGTTGGGATTGTGGCAATCTTTGATTGGGTGAATTTCCTTTATGCAATTGGTGCCGGTATTTGTGTCTTCGCAAACGGGTATCTCATGTTACTGGCAGGGGTTGTGATTTGTGGGGTTGCTTCTGGAACTGACCTGCCAGTATCGTTGACGGTGATTTCCAGGGATGCACCTAACCAGAAGATGGCTTCTGAAATGGTTGCTTCAACTCAAATTTTCTGGCAAGTTGGTCAATTTGTTTCAACTGGTGCTGCCTTCGTTGTTTCTACGATGAGTGTTACTGGTGGACGAATTGTGTTTGGTTTCTTCGCCATCACTGCTTTGATTCTTTGGGTATGGCGGACATTCACCAAAGGAATTCGTGTTCTCCACAAAGAAGCTGCAGAACGATTAGCTGCCAAAGAAGCACAACTGGACGAAAAGCCAACCGAAAAAGCTTCAGTTATTCAGGTACTCTTTAGAAGTTCACGAAGCAAGATTTACATCCGATTATTTGCTGCAATTGCTATCTACTACATTTTCTGGAACTTTGTTGCCAACACGTTCGGTCAATTCACAACCTTCATGTTCGTTAAAGCCGGTGCCTCACAGACATTATCGACTGGTATTGGTTTGGGACTGCACATCGCTGCGCTGTTTATCTTAGGCTTCTACGTAACGATTGCTGGTTCCGCAAAACGAAATACTTGGTTCACCCTTGGCGTTATCTTTGCACTGATCGCAATGGGTGGTCTGGCAATCTTTGGAGCCACTTCGATTGCCTTGATCGTTGCCTTCATGCTCGTTTGGGGTGTTGGAAGTATGCTCTCAGGTGAAGCTATTTACAAAGTTTGGACACAGGAATCATTCCCTGAAGAAATTCGTGCAAGTATCCAAGGATTTATCAATGGGGTTTCACGTTTCCTTTGTGGAATTTTAGCAATGTTCACACCATTGTTGGTCCTTCCAAGTACTATCAAGATGACAATGTGGGGATTCGTTGGTATCGTTGCAATCTTCGGCCTGGCTGGATTTGCAATGATCCATTATGAAAAGAAATACAACATGATTAATGGTGATGAAGCAAGCAAAGCTGCCGCTGCTAAAGAAGCAGATAACACAGCTGCTGCCAAGTAACTCATTTTTATAATTGAAAGCAAACAAGCGCCCAGATTAAATTCTGAGCGCTTGTTTTTGGATCGGATTCTATTGTAAGTACTGATCATACCACCCAGCTGAATGATTCAAATAAGTCATCATCTCAGCGTCGGCATTTGCCCCGGTTAATGTGGCTATCGTTTGTGGATCACCAACGGTTTTTGGATGGTTAAGTGTTCCAGATAGCTGATGGATGGTGACTTTCACATCACCGTTCTTTTGAAAATCGAAGCTGAGACCAAATTTGGGATTCCAACTGTTGTTCTCGTACTTGTATTGGGTGAAACCGTTCGGAGTCACATACCGATAATCAGTCGATTTTGAGGTATCAATTAAGTTCCTTAACTTTTGTTCGTGGCCGCCAATGCTGACAAATTGGTAGGACGGTGCCACGTACCAAATGCCATCGCGTAAAGTTGGCTGGTTGTTGGAAATACTGATGATATTTTTGGTTGTGACATAACGTAGGCGATCCCGACAATCCACCAGGGAAAGATCATGGTTCGGGCCATAGCCGTTGCCGTATACCTTGGTGATAGGACCTTCCTCCATATTCGAGGTGGATTGGGCGGTTGGATCTTCAAAGTCGTAGGTCCGAGAACCAAAGACCGTTGTGACCGTCTTGGCATCGCTGTAAGTCCTGATCGGCTTTGCTCGATTTGGCAGTTTGGAGAGTTGGAGAACTGGATAGAATGAATTAACGTCCATCCAATAATGATAAGGATACGTTTCAATCATCGGCAGTTCAACAGTTTGGCCGCTGATATATAGTTTCATCATTGAGATGCGGACCCCTCTAGAAACGCGATTTTCAATCATCTTGGGAACGTTTGGATTCTTCTTTTTAAGAAAATTGATAACCTGCTTTTGTTGACTAGTGGTTGGCACCTTGAGGTATGGCTTCATTGAAGTCGCATTCATGACGCCAAATACCCGCCCGGTTTGACGGATGTCGTTGGAAGTGGACCAGTCCTTCTTATTGTATGGGGTACTCGACATTAACACATGTTTGGTTGGATAGCGATAGCCGCCACCTTTAATGTAGGAGCCGGGAACTAAGCTCCCATGCCAAACGTAACCTTTGATCTTATGGTTGGCACTTTTGACATAGTAATAACTACCATAATAGCTGCTCGTCCGAATTGTGACCCGCTTTGTCGAATAAAGATTAGTGTGTGGGTAGTTCTTCAGATTGGCGAGCTTCTTGGTGTAACTCGCATTCCAAACGTAGACTGATTTGCGAGTGTTGGTCAGAAATGATGTCTTTTTAAATGTTTTGTTAGTGGTAATTTTGGTTTTGGCACTGGCGGACGGTGTTGACTGAATTGAAACGATTGACCCTGTCAGCAGCCCCGCAGCCAGGATGGCCAGCGTGAATTTCTTGTGCATGATAATCCCCCTTCAATTATTGATTATAGCGTGTCACTCACTTGAGGCCCACATATCCGGTTCGATTGATCAAAGTTTGGCCATCATCAGTTCTCAACCAGCTGATTAGCCGTTGAGAATTTTTGGATGGTTGGTCACGTGAAATGGCGTAGAAATGGGCGATGAGGGGATATTTCCCATTGCGGATGTTCTTTGCAGTTGGCGCAATGCCATCGACTTTCAATAATTTCACTTGTCTGTTGTGCATCATTTGCGTCGCGAAAAATCTAAATGAGTAGCCAATCGCATTGGTCCGGTTGTTGTAACCAGCGACCCCATCAAACACGCCGTCCATGGCGTCAAATTCCTGATAGCGTAAGGGCTTGACCATTTTGTGCTTTTTCATTACCATCTGCTCCATCGCCGTTTGGCTGCCAGAACCTTCTGGCCGTTGAAACGGTTGGATAGAAGCAAATCGCCCGCCGACACTTGACCAGAAGATGGTTTTTCGCTGATAGATCGATTGAATTTGTCCAGTTGACAGCGTCTTGACTGGATTTTTTTGGTTCACAAAGAAGACGAATGCTTCGGTACCGATTTTAGTCAATCTTAAATAAACGTGGTGTCGTTTAGCGGTTCTGAATTGGGCCTTTGACGGACTGGCCATGAAAATGACATCAGCTTTTTTGGTTAACAGACTATCAAAGGCTTTAGGCGTTGAGTCAACTCTTACCAGCTGTGATCCTTGTTTAGTTGACACCTTCGGATACAGAGTTTGGGCAATCGCTGAATACATGGGATAAAGGGCGGTTGCACCGTTTAACCGCGGATAATTGGCAGTGATTTTGACCGACGTTGGGTGGTTCAACTTTGCCAGCGATCTGCTATTGCGGAATGGCCGGTATTTGTTCAAGTTAAGCGAGTTTGAACCGTATGTATCAGTATATTTCAGACTATTTGCAAAATTTTGGTAGATCGGCAAACCGCTGATTAAAAAAATGATGATTAATCCCATGATTTGACCACGATGAAGCTTTGGCAGCTCCTTTGCTTGCCACTGATAAATGAAAATCCCCAAGACTGCCGACCAAAAGGTACCGACAAACATCCAGCCGAGATTGTGGTAGAACAGCCCCCATGCTAAAAATAGGGCAGAAAGGTTATATGGAAGGATGGCGGCTGGATAATAGATGGCCGTGTCTAAGTAGCTGTAACGGGCGGCTGCCAGAACGACCGTCAGTGAACCGAAATAGTAAATTAAGGCAACCAGCAATGCCCAAATTTGGCGATGATAATTGGCAAATTGATTCTTGCGATTGTAGCGATACCAATAGACTGCGTTCAAGAACAATGCCGGCAGCATAGCCCAACCTGACGAAGTTATTCCGTAGACGCCAACAGAACCAACGATGAGCGGTGACAGTAATAGTGACCTGATTAGCAGCCACCACGATGTTTTTCGGTATGGTTTTTGTTTCTTAGTGATGATGAGTCCCCCCCTTGTGATGCTATTATCATTATAGTATTCGTAAGGGTTGAGGCAAATGAACTGTGGGAGGCTGTTTTGGGGTGGAAGTTACTGGGGTTTCTGCTTTTGAGCTATGCTCCGACGACCCAGGGACCTACTGTACAAAAAAGAATCAGACCACGATGAATAAAACGTTCATCATGGTCTGATTCTCTTTGGTTTCCAATCATGTTTATGTCGATCTTTTTCCAAGGAATATCCTGTCATAGGTAGGCAGGAGTTATGGAATTGACAGGTTCCTTCGGCTTTCGAGCTATGCTCCGACGCAACTGATGCTAACTTCTAAAAGGGCTTTGATTAAATCCCCAAAGTCAGGGGTTTTAATCAAAGCCCTCTTAGAAACCGCATCACCCGTTGCTCGTCGCACACTAATTTTTGAAATAATCCGGATACGCATCGACAACCTTTTGCTTTTCCAGCAGCATCAAATGCAAATGCTGGGTAACCAGGAAGCTCAAATCGTCGATATCCTTATTCTTAACGGCATTAAAAATTGCGGTATGTTGGTTGGTTAACGTATCCCAATCCAATTCAGTTTCCTTCAACCGTAGTCGGCGGAATCGGTTGAGCTGGGTGTTATTAATCTGCAGCCAGTTCCAAACCGTATCCTTATCGACGACCTTATAAAAAGCGTGATGAAATTCCTGGTCCAGATCAAAGAAGTTATCCGGCTCATTCTTAAGGGCGGTCTGCTGTTGCTGATCTAAATTTTTCTGAATAGTGGCGATGGCCTCATCAGAAATATTGACAGCGGCGTCCACCATAATCTTGGGCTCAATGCAGCTACGAACAAAGCGGGCATTTTTGGCATCTGCCATATCAATTTTAGTGATGTAGGTGCCACTCTGAGGTATCACTTCGATCAAACCTTCACGTTCAATACGGATGATGGCTTCCCTGACTGGGGTTCGGCCAAGATTTAACTCTTGGGAAATCAGCTTCTCGGAAATCTTCTGTCCCGGTACGTAGTCGAAGTGGATGATGCGATATTTAATTTCATTGTAAGCGTCACTGCGCATATTATCCAACATAATAAGTCTCCTTTAGATATCATCATATTAGCATATTTTGGTGAAAAAGTTAACGAAGATCCTTGAAAAAACTGGGGTATTGACAATCTGATATATCAGAATATAATAAAACCGAAAGCGTATTCAGCGGACTGGTGTACTATTTTGTTTTAAGCCAGCTGGCATACGTTCATGTTTGGCTCACGCAACGCAATACAGGAGGTTTAATTAATGGTAAAAATTACTGACGATTACCTGAACAATCAACAGGGGTTTGCTGACGCTGGAATTAAGGTTCCAACTTATGATATTAAACAAAAAACGGGCGCCACAAAATGGGTTCACTTCGGTGGCGGTAACTTATTCCGAGCTTTCCACGCTGCTATTGCCGATCGATTGCTTGAATCCGGTGATTTGGATGCCGGCGTGGTCGTTGCTGAAACGCATGACAAGGACGTTGTCCAAGACGCCTATAAAAAATTTAACGATAAAATTCTCCGGGTGATTACCCACGAGGATGGTAACTTTGAAAAAGAATTATTTGCTTCAGTTGCCGATGCCTTGTTCTTTGACCAAAGCAATCCCGATGGTTGGAACAAACTATTCAAGATTTTTGAAAATCCTGCTCTTCAGTTGGCGACTTTCTCAATTACTGAAAAAGGGTACAACTTGTGGGACAGCAAGGGTAACTTATTGCCAGCCATCGAAGATGATATCAAGAACGGTCCAGAGGCCCCCAAGAATAACATGGCTTCCCTGACTGCTTTGATGTTTGCCCGCTTTAAAGCCGGCAAATACCCAATGGCCTTACTGAGCACTGATAACTTCTCTCAAAATGGTGAAAAACTCGAAAAAAGTGTTTTGACTATCGCTGAAGGCTGGGAGGAAAACGGGTTGGTGCCTGAAGCCTTCGTTGATTATTTAAAAGACGACCACAAGGTTAGCTTCCCATTGTCAATGATCGACCGAATTACGCCTAATCCTTCAGAAGCCGTTTCAGAAAAGCTCAAGGCTGACGGCTTTGAAGACTATCAAATTTTCCATACGCCTGGCCACACCAATATCGCTGCCTTCACCAACACTGAAGAAGTTCATTATCTGGTGATTGAAGACGACTTTCCAAATGGCCGGCCAGCCTTGGACAAAGTCGCTGGCGTCACCCTGACTGATCGCGACACCGTCAATGATGCCGATGAGATGAAGGTTACCACCTGTTTGAATCCATTGCACACCGCGTTGGCTGTGAACGGCAGCCTGCTTGGCTTTGACTCAATTGCCAAAGAAGTCAGCGATCCAGACATGCTGAACCTGATCAAACAAATTGGTTACGTTGAGGGGCTGCCGGTTGTTAAGGATCCTAAGGTTATCAACCCCAAGACCTTTATCGACCAGTTGGTGAACAAGCGTCTGCCTAACCCATACATTCCGGATATGCCGCAGCGAATCGCTGCCGACACGTCACAGAAGCTGTCAATCCGTTATGGCGTCACCATCCAGCATTACATTGATGATCCCAAACGTGATCCAAAAGACCTCCACTTCATTCCACTCGTTCTCGCAACTTGGTGCCGTTACCTGA
Above is a genomic segment from Lentilactobacillus buchneri containing:
- a CDS encoding mannitol dehydrogenase family protein, with amino-acid sequence MVKITDDYLNNQQGFADAGIKVPTYDIKQKTGATKWVHFGGGNLFRAFHAAIADRLLESGDLDAGVVVAETHDKDVVQDAYKKFNDKILRVITHEDGNFEKELFASVADALFFDQSNPDGWNKLFKIFENPALQLATFSITEKGYNLWDSKGNLLPAIEDDIKNGPEAPKNNMASLTALMFARFKAGKYPMALLSTDNFSQNGEKLEKSVLTIAEGWEENGLVPEAFVDYLKDDHKVSFPLSMIDRITPNPSEAVSEKLKADGFEDYQIFHTPGHTNIAAFTNTEEVHYLVIEDDFPNGRPALDKVAGVTLTDRDTVNDADEMKVTTCLNPLHTALAVNGSLLGFDSIAKEVSDPDMLNLIKQIGYVEGLPVVKDPKVINPKTFIDQLVNKRLPNPYIPDMPQRIAADTSQKLSIRYGVTIQHYIDDPKRDPKDLHFIPLVLATWCRYLMAIDDQGKPFEPSRDPLLAELQPKVQDIKLGEKTDVHAHLKDILSNQKIFGHDLYGIGLGDVVEGYFTSQISGVGAVRKTLEDTLSKYAKQIN
- a CDS encoding GntR family transcriptional regulator: MLDNMRSDAYNEIKYRIIHFDYVPGQKISEKLISQELNLGRTPVREAIIRIEREGLIEVIPQSGTYITKIDMADAKNARFVRSCIEPKIMVDAAVNISDEAIATIQKNLDQQQQTALKNEPDNFFDLDQEFHHAFYKVVDKDTVWNWLQINNTQLNRFRRLRLKETELDWDTLTNQHTAIFNAVKNKDIDDLSFLVTQHLHLMLLEKQKVVDAYPDYFKN
- a CDS encoding MFS transporter; the encoded protein is MKNLGRYWNLSVSAGLGSMLGSGIIVGLASTITVWQMGLNLTNGQVGIISGALTFAIAFGSIFGSRFADKVGIVAIFDWVNFLYAIGAGICVFANGYLMLLAGVVICGVASGTDLPVSLTVISRDAPNQKMASEMVASTQIFWQVGQFVSTGAAFVVSTMSVTGGRIVFGFFAITALILWVWRTFTKGIRVLHKEAAERLAAKEAQLDEKPTEKASVIQVLFRSSRSKIYIRLFAAIAIYYIFWNFVANTFGQFTTFMFVKAGASQTLSTGIGLGLHIAALFILGFYVTIAGSAKRNTWFTLGVIFALIAMGGLAIFGATSIALIVAFMLVWGVGSMLSGEAIYKVWTQESFPEEIRASIQGFINGVSRFLCGILAMFTPLLVLPSTIKMTMWGFVGIVAIFGLAGFAMIHYEKKYNMINGDEASKAAAAKEADNTAAAK
- a CDS encoding MFS transporter, which encodes MAKQSKVYTPRKITVWRGIGYGIVDFVGGGSMTIIGAWMLFFYTSYCNLTAVQGASIIGAARVADAICSLLMGSLTDNFYKTKLGQRFGRRHFFLLIGSPLMLLYITLWIAGMNYWYYFATYMIFEVISSAMMIPYETLPNEMTDDYNQRTKLSSARMFISAGATFLATFIPGQLFAIMGQHSPIPFLVNGTLFAIIFAIGVYVCYAVTWEKPVTPQMRAELEKDSVNEGSLLHRFWGLLCDYGSTLRIKSFRKHLLIYLFSFTGKDTFNTVFAYFCIYCLGLSATVAANMLSLSLIGLVVTIVAGFGMVKYGPKFLYEVGYGLMLLMLVGYYLIFQLHVTNHVILILFFISLFYQIGRATLEFTPWNVFPFIPDLDEIVTKRRRAGVFAAVMSFTRKSTVAVATIAVGFILDSNGFAKNAASQSPQAQHAIAAILLFGTGGLIILALLEALTFKLNKQTHQIVLEEITRLRNGGKKADVEPKVAQTVTDLTGVPYDKVWPDDK
- a CDS encoding PstS family phosphate ABC transporter substrate-binding protein, producing MLPALFLNAVYWYRYNRKNQFANYHRQIWALLVALIYYFGSLTVVLAAARYSYLDTAIYYPAAILPYNLSALFLAWGLFYHNLGWMFVGTFWSAVLGIFIYQWQAKELPKLHRGQIMGLIIIFLISGLPIYQNFANSLKYTDTYGSNSLNLNKYRPFRNSRSLAKLNHPTSVKITANYPRLNGATALYPMYSAIAQTLYPKVSTKQGSQLVRVDSTPKAFDSLLTKKADVIFMASPSKAQFRTAKRHHVYLRLTKIGTEAFVFFVNQKNPVKTLSTGQIQSIYQRKTIFWSSVGGRFASIQPFQRPEGSGSQTAMEQMVMKKHKMVKPLRYQEFDAMDGVFDGVAGYNNRTNAIGYSFRFFATQMMHNRQVKLLKVDGIAPTAKNIRNGKYPLIAHFYAISRDQPSKNSQRLISWLRTDDGQTLINRTGYVGLK
- a CDS encoding family 78 glycoside hydrolase catalytic domain, with the translated sequence MTNNQQELLIPTHLNVNLLRFPYNVDKSPRFSWWDHSNISNSQQTAYQVVISKRLHQLANQEYIFDTGWVQSSENTGVAIPQIEQVLDAGELYYWQVRIKDNFNNISDFSQPEKFISTDKPQVEPIHGIWADRGPKSDNELPKLGNVVFIRSPRFDLNLVDVDTAVITAFSRGNEPLFIQGFDLLVNGTNVGVGSAHRQVHYQGTDKTGIYYNKYDVTEELINGENVISVMATAKSNRKAFWCKLEVYLTDGTKKQIIVTDKNWHVLDGSTAFGDYGVKIRSLYFGMVSENVDLRYYPQGWSEVEYNDDNWPAVWVNPQSMVSDEEVFIPYRSENTRRFETHEPSKKVIKLGDQDYLVDLGKEIIGSLKVNLQSLLNQRVTILMGEQLQDDGHVRHHLAAGPDYVENWTFVKGQNQFTTLQVKNFRYIELVGFQGNLNENDIDGWAIEQPFESQESAFDSDNDLLNREYEMSKYTIKATNQDVYVDSQARERRPYEGDLLVNGNTSFVVSSKYSLNRHSMDYLIDNPTWPEDYKLYSIEMAWQDYLYTGNDEFLKNRYTDLTYKLNRGKNEESFDGASQDFKGSLKNTKGDDNFDEEVGLVTNDGLIDWPIPERDGFVEGEYNTPFNAIFYGAYLSMSKIADVVGHHADADHYRSRAARIKKELINRMYDPKTGRFYDSMNKDLSINKHTSHHATAYALCYGVYTDQQMADKMSRFVANDGKFVGSIYFIYFMLKGLIDSGHADDAVRLLTNPDDRKDQKTFAAILNTLKATIAPEAWSNHYKPNMTMSHPWGATPGLTIVQGIMGINPTKPGFENFSVKIRPGSLHRVSVETPSAKGIIKATLTVGTDEQIVTVHVPMNAKGTVILPDGSHLMTIQDRNGTDLEGMLTKTGQIVLGSGNYQISYRTN